One genomic region from Tachysurus vachellii isolate PV-2020 chromosome 22, HZAU_Pvac_v1, whole genome shotgun sequence encodes:
- the zbtb40 gene encoding zinc finger and BTB domain-containing protein 40 isoform X3 has protein sequence MELPNYSRQLMQQLQTLRKESQFCDCTILVGDVTHPAHKVVLAASSMLLKSLLETSDSISIDTAVLTAQEFSSLLDMAYLGRLVPGKHDFTRVIAAADSLQMFDVAVGCKNILDQLVKQSEDAQGLKLHSDVPMSETQEQRCLDGYGPEFVSVGHGENMCPRNTLESQNEDGAVELLSHKSEALIRTLQDIRPWINILRTWDTLSSQQQRMLLTCFEGDPDVDVVFQRLLDQVKDGCGVSVQGVVMMLERIKILKPDVESVEEKEQTGPDLKGRAEAEVAESTGNQREVASDLKCYLTGVENASELLTRAADRCKSEDVKQVLLECSGEQNHGQVPRKLLSTLTERGIEEKSVLLLLKEAEDSSTTPADRRTDDCIGASLLRTFQDRLCALNLEAQIIWRSLEEGPSIPSDQKEVLQKQSDGQMETLLGVTLDGGLVQPLTVWRILFWCATHSPELHSVTQEIRAKPEAQEFIHMVARVDALFKHKKLILETIDKIPDLERAVGDLDHDKDVREFLQSCHGADKETETMQQVLERVLSRELQHVRTLCQLLSTSQASFPQLSVLIEELGDVDAEHNKETAGSEKEEEDKKEDRTHRRRKRVVVSYSCPWCHKNFDFKCRLLKHKKRCAFCPDRVQRCTECSAKFPSVTALQQHRAEVHNGPPVKRKKVEPVTCELCGKAFKHPSGLLYHRRTEHLEERPYACEECGTKFAANSSLKNHMRLHTGEKPYHCKHCDMSFAVAAALSYHTKKKHSEGKMYSCQYCSATFAQSIELTRHVRTHTGDKPYVCRECGKGFKQANGLSVHLQTFHNISDPHDCQKCRVSFSSLEKLREHILEVHPKELHQCPECNKILNTAAQLEKHMSVHDGTKPYSCQSCQKSYQTLSGLWYHNRTTHPDAVTTEGSRSISHLLHCKICDKTFCNRSSLFKHNITKHPETRAASEGGEREAQEDAIVWRCVYCPHAMSNEQELQQHMSSEHVSQQGSVFVCAVCTLSFLSEAEFQQHFLINHVQLVQEEVLESHCPASQMVIQTEDASAEGTEQIVGLDQSQLAGSQQVFVALGDGGEAAADTGIVAVNVEDLLTGRVTLICEENQ, from the exons ATGGAGCTTCCTAACTACAGCCGACAGCTCATGCAGCAGCTGCAGACTTTGCGAAAAGAGTCCCAGTTCTGTGACTGCACCATCCTGGTGGGGGACGTGACCCATCCGGCGCACAAAGTGGTCCTGGCTGCCTCCAGCATGCTCTTGAAGTCTCTGCTTGAGACTTCAGACAGCATCTCCATCGACACGGCAGTGCTCACGGCGCAGGAGTTTTCCTCTCTGCTGGACATGGCCTACTTGGGCAGACTGGTGCCGGGCAAACACGATTTCACACGTGTCATCGCCGCCGCAGACAGCCTGCAGATGTTCGACGTGGCTGTCGGTTGCAAGAACATCCTGGACCAGCTTGTGAAACAATCTGAAGATGCTCAGGGTTTAAAGCTTCACTCAGATGTCCCAATGAGTGAAACACAAGAGCAAAGATGTCTTGATGGTTATGGTCCAGAGTTTGTGTCAGTGGGACATGGGGAAAATATGTGTCCAAGAAACACACTCGAGTCACAAAAtg AAGATGGCGCTGTGGAGCTGCTTTCTCACAAAAGTGAGGCTCTCATCAGGACCCTGCAAGACATCCGGCCGTGGATTAACATCCTTCGTACCTGGGACACACTATCAAGCCAGCAACAGCGT ATGTTGCTGACGTGTTTTGAAGGAGATCCAGACGTGGATGTAGTTTTCCAGCGTCTCCTGGACCAGGTGAAGGATGGGTGTGGCGTCTCAGTCCAGGGTGTTGTTATGATGCTGGAACGGATAAAGATCCTAAAGCCTGATGTGGAGTCAGTGGAGGAGAAGGAGCAGACAGGACCTGACCTCAAAG GGCGAGCTGAGGCAGAGGTTGCCGAGTCTACCGGAAATCAGCGCGAGGTCGCTTCAGACCTAAAATGCTACCTCACAGGTGTGGAGAATGCGTCTGAACTGCTCACTCGGGCAGCGGACAGATGCAAGAGCGAAGACGTAAAGCAG GTTCTGCTGGAGTGCAGTGGAGAGCAGAATCATGGGCAGGTGCCGAGGAAGCTGCTGAGCACGCTTACTGAGAGAGGAATAGAGGAAAAGTCTGTACTGCTGCTTCTAAAGGAGGCTGAGGACAGCAGCACAACTCCTGCAG ATAGAAGGACGGACGACTGCATCGGTGCGTCTCTGTTAAGAACTTTCCAGGACAGACTGTGTGCGCTGAACCTGGAGGCCCAGATCATCTGGCGGAGTTTAGAGGAAGGACCTAGCATCCCGTCTGACCAAaaagag gtcctGCAGAAACAGAGTGATGGTCAAATGGAGACATTGCTCGGAGTTACTTTGGATGGAGGTTTGGTTCAGCCTCTGACTGTATGGAGGATCTTGTTCTGGTGTGCGACTCACAGCCCAGAGCTCCACAGCGTTACACAGGAAATCAGGGCGAAACCAGAAGCTCAGGAATTTATCCACATGG TTGCCCGAGTGGATGCCTTGTTCAAGCACAAAAAGCTCATTCTAGAAACAATCGATAAAATCCCTGACCTGGAAAGAGCTGTGGGCGATTTGGACCACGATAAAGACGTTCGTGAG TTCCTGCAGAGCTGCCATGGTGCCGACAAAGAAACGGAGACCATGCAGCAGGTTCTGGAGCGAGTACTGAGCAGAGAATTGCAGCACGTACGGACGCTTTGTCAGCTCCTGTCCACCAGCCAGGCGAGCTTCCCCCAGCTTTCTGTCCTCATCGAGGAGCTTGGAGATGTTG ATGCAGAGCACAATAAGGAGACTGCAGGCtcagagaaggaggaagaggacaaaAAGGAAGATCGCACACACAGAAGGAGGAAGCGCGTGGTCGTGTCCTACAGCTGCCCGTGGTGCCACAAGAACTTTGACTTCAAGTGTCGTCTGCTGAAGCACAAGAAGCGGTGTGCGTTCTGTCCAGACAGAGTGCAGCGCTGCACCGAGTGCTCTGCCAAATTTCCGTCGGTCACGGCCCTGCAGCAGCACCGAGCCGAGGTTCACAACGGTCCTCCGGTTAAGAGGAAAAAAGTAGAACCGGTGACGTGTGAGCTGTGTGGAAAGGCCTTTAAACACCCTTCTG GTCTGTTGTACCACAGGCGCACTGAGCATTTGGAGGAAAGGCCCTACGCGTGTGAGGAATGCGGCACCAAGTTTGCCGCCAACTCGTCTCTAAAAAACCACATGCGGCTGCACACGGGGGAGAAGCCGTACCACTGCAAACACTGTGACATGAGTTTCGCCGTGGCCGCCGCGTTGTCCTACCACACCAAGAAGAAACACTCGGAGG GTAAGATGTATTCGTGTCAGTACTGCTCAGCTACGTTCGCGCAGTCCATCGAGCTGACACGGCACGTGCGCACGCACACCGGAGACAAACCCTATGTGTGTAGGGAGTGTGGGAAAGGCTTCAAACAAGCCAACGGGCTCTCAGTGCACCTGCAGACATTCCATa ATATCTCAGACCCACATGACTGTCAGAAGTGTCGCGTTAGCTTCAGTAGTCTGGAGAAGCTTCGAGAGCACATTCTGGAGGTTCACCCTAAAGAGCTGCACCAGTGTCCCGAGTGCAATAAGATCTTGAACACTGCGGCTCAGCTGGAGAAACACATGAGCGTCCACGACGGCACCAAACCCTACAGCTGCCAGAGCTGCCAAAAATCCTACCAG aCTCTTTCGGGGTTGTGGTACCACAACCGCACCACACACCCAGACGCAGTGACGACGGAGGGCAGTCGCTCGATTTCACACCTCCTGCACTGTAAAATCTGCGATAAGACATTCTGCAACAGGAGCAGCTTGTTTAAACACAATATTACCAAACACCCAG aaaccCGTGCTGCGAGTGAAGGGGGTGAAAGGGAAGCACAAGAAG ATGCCattgtgtggaggtgtgtgtactGTCCTCATGCTATGAGCAATGAGCAGGAGTTGCAGCAGCACATGTCGAGCGAACACGTGAGCCAGCAGGgatctgtgtttgtctgtgccGTCTGCACGCTGTCCTTTCTCTCTGAAGCAGAGTTCCAGCAGCATTTCCTCATTAATCACGTGCAGCTTGTCCAGGAGGAGGTGTTAGAGTCTCATTGTCCCGCCTCCCAAATG GTGATCCAGACAGAAGATGCCTCGGCTGAAGGGACGGAACAGATCGTAGGGCTCGACCAATCACAGCTGGCCGGATCTCAACAGGTGTTTGTTGCTCTGGGAGACGGCGGGGAGGCGGCGGCTGACACGGGGATCGTCGCCGTTAACGTGGAGGACTTGCTGACGGGACGCGTCACGCTGATCTGTGAGGAGAACCAGTAG
- the zbtb40 gene encoding zinc finger and BTB domain-containing protein 40 isoform X1 has translation MELPNYSRQLMQQLQTLRKESQFCDCTILVGDVTHPAHKVVLAASSMLLKSLLETSDSISIDTAVLTAQEFSSLLDMAYLGRLVPGKHDFTRVIAAADSLQMFDVAVGCKNILDQLVKQSEDAQGLKLHSDVPMSETQEQRCLDGYGPEFVSVGHGENMCPRNTLESQNEDGAVELLSHKSEALIRTLQDIRPWINILRTWDTLSSQQQRMLLTCFEGDPDVDVVFQRLLDQVKDGCGVSVQGVVMMLERIKILKPDVESVEEKEQTGPDLKVTGRAEAEVAESTGNQREVASDLKCYLTGVENASELLTRAADRCKSEDVKQVLLECSGEQNHGQVPRKLLSTLTERGIEEKSVLLLLKEAEDSSTTPADRRTDDCIGASLLRTFQDRLCALNLEAQIIWRSLEEGPSIPSDQKEVLQKQSDGQMETLLGVTLDGGLVQPLTVWRILFWCATHSPELHSVTQEIRAKPEAQEFIHMVARVDALFKHKKLILETIDKIPDLERAVGDLDHDKDVREFLQSCHGADKETETMQQVLERVLSRELQHVRTLCQLLSTSQASFPQLSVLIEELGDVDAEHNKETAGSEKEEEDKKEDRTHRRRKRVVVSYSCPWCHKNFDFKCRLLKHKKRCAFCPDRVQRCTECSAKFPSVTALQQHRAEVHNGPPVKRKKVEPVTCELCGKAFKHPSGLLYHRRTEHLEERPYACEECGTKFAANSSLKNHMRLHTGEKPYHCKHCDMSFAVAAALSYHTKKKHSEGKMYSCQYCSATFAQSIELTRHVRTHTGDKPYVCRECGKGFKQANGLSVHLQTFHNISDPHDCQKCRVSFSSLEKLREHILEVHPKELHQCPECNKILNTAAQLEKHMSVHDGTKPYSCQSCQKSYQTLSGLWYHNRTTHPDAVTTEGSRSISHLLHCKICDKTFCNRSSLFKHNITKHPETRAASEGGEREAQEDAIVWRCVYCPHAMSNEQELQQHMSSEHVSQQGSVFVCAVCTLSFLSEAEFQQHFLINHVQLVQEEVLESHCPASQMVIQTEDASAEGTEQIVGLDQSQLAGSQQVFVALGDGGEAAADTGIVAVNVEDLLTGRVTLICEENQ, from the exons ATGGAGCTTCCTAACTACAGCCGACAGCTCATGCAGCAGCTGCAGACTTTGCGAAAAGAGTCCCAGTTCTGTGACTGCACCATCCTGGTGGGGGACGTGACCCATCCGGCGCACAAAGTGGTCCTGGCTGCCTCCAGCATGCTCTTGAAGTCTCTGCTTGAGACTTCAGACAGCATCTCCATCGACACGGCAGTGCTCACGGCGCAGGAGTTTTCCTCTCTGCTGGACATGGCCTACTTGGGCAGACTGGTGCCGGGCAAACACGATTTCACACGTGTCATCGCCGCCGCAGACAGCCTGCAGATGTTCGACGTGGCTGTCGGTTGCAAGAACATCCTGGACCAGCTTGTGAAACAATCTGAAGATGCTCAGGGTTTAAAGCTTCACTCAGATGTCCCAATGAGTGAAACACAAGAGCAAAGATGTCTTGATGGTTATGGTCCAGAGTTTGTGTCAGTGGGACATGGGGAAAATATGTGTCCAAGAAACACACTCGAGTCACAAAAtg AAGATGGCGCTGTGGAGCTGCTTTCTCACAAAAGTGAGGCTCTCATCAGGACCCTGCAAGACATCCGGCCGTGGATTAACATCCTTCGTACCTGGGACACACTATCAAGCCAGCAACAGCGT ATGTTGCTGACGTGTTTTGAAGGAGATCCAGACGTGGATGTAGTTTTCCAGCGTCTCCTGGACCAGGTGAAGGATGGGTGTGGCGTCTCAGTCCAGGGTGTTGTTATGATGCTGGAACGGATAAAGATCCTAAAGCCTGATGTGGAGTCAGTGGAGGAGAAGGAGCAGACAGGACCTGACCTCAAAG TCACAGGGCGAGCTGAGGCAGAGGTTGCCGAGTCTACCGGAAATCAGCGCGAGGTCGCTTCAGACCTAAAATGCTACCTCACAGGTGTGGAGAATGCGTCTGAACTGCTCACTCGGGCAGCGGACAGATGCAAGAGCGAAGACGTAAAGCAG GTTCTGCTGGAGTGCAGTGGAGAGCAGAATCATGGGCAGGTGCCGAGGAAGCTGCTGAGCACGCTTACTGAGAGAGGAATAGAGGAAAAGTCTGTACTGCTGCTTCTAAAGGAGGCTGAGGACAGCAGCACAACTCCTGCAG ATAGAAGGACGGACGACTGCATCGGTGCGTCTCTGTTAAGAACTTTCCAGGACAGACTGTGTGCGCTGAACCTGGAGGCCCAGATCATCTGGCGGAGTTTAGAGGAAGGACCTAGCATCCCGTCTGACCAAaaagag gtcctGCAGAAACAGAGTGATGGTCAAATGGAGACATTGCTCGGAGTTACTTTGGATGGAGGTTTGGTTCAGCCTCTGACTGTATGGAGGATCTTGTTCTGGTGTGCGACTCACAGCCCAGAGCTCCACAGCGTTACACAGGAAATCAGGGCGAAACCAGAAGCTCAGGAATTTATCCACATGG TTGCCCGAGTGGATGCCTTGTTCAAGCACAAAAAGCTCATTCTAGAAACAATCGATAAAATCCCTGACCTGGAAAGAGCTGTGGGCGATTTGGACCACGATAAAGACGTTCGTGAG TTCCTGCAGAGCTGCCATGGTGCCGACAAAGAAACGGAGACCATGCAGCAGGTTCTGGAGCGAGTACTGAGCAGAGAATTGCAGCACGTACGGACGCTTTGTCAGCTCCTGTCCACCAGCCAGGCGAGCTTCCCCCAGCTTTCTGTCCTCATCGAGGAGCTTGGAGATGTTG ATGCAGAGCACAATAAGGAGACTGCAGGCtcagagaaggaggaagaggacaaaAAGGAAGATCGCACACACAGAAGGAGGAAGCGCGTGGTCGTGTCCTACAGCTGCCCGTGGTGCCACAAGAACTTTGACTTCAAGTGTCGTCTGCTGAAGCACAAGAAGCGGTGTGCGTTCTGTCCAGACAGAGTGCAGCGCTGCACCGAGTGCTCTGCCAAATTTCCGTCGGTCACGGCCCTGCAGCAGCACCGAGCCGAGGTTCACAACGGTCCTCCGGTTAAGAGGAAAAAAGTAGAACCGGTGACGTGTGAGCTGTGTGGAAAGGCCTTTAAACACCCTTCTG GTCTGTTGTACCACAGGCGCACTGAGCATTTGGAGGAAAGGCCCTACGCGTGTGAGGAATGCGGCACCAAGTTTGCCGCCAACTCGTCTCTAAAAAACCACATGCGGCTGCACACGGGGGAGAAGCCGTACCACTGCAAACACTGTGACATGAGTTTCGCCGTGGCCGCCGCGTTGTCCTACCACACCAAGAAGAAACACTCGGAGG GTAAGATGTATTCGTGTCAGTACTGCTCAGCTACGTTCGCGCAGTCCATCGAGCTGACACGGCACGTGCGCACGCACACCGGAGACAAACCCTATGTGTGTAGGGAGTGTGGGAAAGGCTTCAAACAAGCCAACGGGCTCTCAGTGCACCTGCAGACATTCCATa ATATCTCAGACCCACATGACTGTCAGAAGTGTCGCGTTAGCTTCAGTAGTCTGGAGAAGCTTCGAGAGCACATTCTGGAGGTTCACCCTAAAGAGCTGCACCAGTGTCCCGAGTGCAATAAGATCTTGAACACTGCGGCTCAGCTGGAGAAACACATGAGCGTCCACGACGGCACCAAACCCTACAGCTGCCAGAGCTGCCAAAAATCCTACCAG aCTCTTTCGGGGTTGTGGTACCACAACCGCACCACACACCCAGACGCAGTGACGACGGAGGGCAGTCGCTCGATTTCACACCTCCTGCACTGTAAAATCTGCGATAAGACATTCTGCAACAGGAGCAGCTTGTTTAAACACAATATTACCAAACACCCAG aaaccCGTGCTGCGAGTGAAGGGGGTGAAAGGGAAGCACAAGAAG ATGCCattgtgtggaggtgtgtgtactGTCCTCATGCTATGAGCAATGAGCAGGAGTTGCAGCAGCACATGTCGAGCGAACACGTGAGCCAGCAGGgatctgtgtttgtctgtgccGTCTGCACGCTGTCCTTTCTCTCTGAAGCAGAGTTCCAGCAGCATTTCCTCATTAATCACGTGCAGCTTGTCCAGGAGGAGGTGTTAGAGTCTCATTGTCCCGCCTCCCAAATG GTGATCCAGACAGAAGATGCCTCGGCTGAAGGGACGGAACAGATCGTAGGGCTCGACCAATCACAGCTGGCCGGATCTCAACAGGTGTTTGTTGCTCTGGGAGACGGCGGGGAGGCGGCGGCTGACACGGGGATCGTCGCCGTTAACGTGGAGGACTTGCTGACGGGACGCGTCACGCTGATCTGTGAGGAGAACCAGTAG
- the zbtb40 gene encoding zinc finger and BTB domain-containing protein 40 isoform X2 yields MELPNYSRQLMQQLQTLRKESQFCDCTILVGDVTHPAHKVVLAASSMLLKSLLETSDSISIDTAVLTAQEFSSLLDMAYLGRLVPGKHDFTRVIAAADSLQMFDVAVGCKNILDQLVKQSEDAQGLKLHSDVPMSETQEQRCLDGYGPEFVSVGHGENMCPRNTLESQNDGAVELLSHKSEALIRTLQDIRPWINILRTWDTLSSQQQRMLLTCFEGDPDVDVVFQRLLDQVKDGCGVSVQGVVMMLERIKILKPDVESVEEKEQTGPDLKVTGRAEAEVAESTGNQREVASDLKCYLTGVENASELLTRAADRCKSEDVKQVLLECSGEQNHGQVPRKLLSTLTERGIEEKSVLLLLKEAEDSSTTPADRRTDDCIGASLLRTFQDRLCALNLEAQIIWRSLEEGPSIPSDQKEVLQKQSDGQMETLLGVTLDGGLVQPLTVWRILFWCATHSPELHSVTQEIRAKPEAQEFIHMVARVDALFKHKKLILETIDKIPDLERAVGDLDHDKDVREFLQSCHGADKETETMQQVLERVLSRELQHVRTLCQLLSTSQASFPQLSVLIEELGDVDAEHNKETAGSEKEEEDKKEDRTHRRRKRVVVSYSCPWCHKNFDFKCRLLKHKKRCAFCPDRVQRCTECSAKFPSVTALQQHRAEVHNGPPVKRKKVEPVTCELCGKAFKHPSGLLYHRRTEHLEERPYACEECGTKFAANSSLKNHMRLHTGEKPYHCKHCDMSFAVAAALSYHTKKKHSEGKMYSCQYCSATFAQSIELTRHVRTHTGDKPYVCRECGKGFKQANGLSVHLQTFHNISDPHDCQKCRVSFSSLEKLREHILEVHPKELHQCPECNKILNTAAQLEKHMSVHDGTKPYSCQSCQKSYQTLSGLWYHNRTTHPDAVTTEGSRSISHLLHCKICDKTFCNRSSLFKHNITKHPETRAASEGGEREAQEDAIVWRCVYCPHAMSNEQELQQHMSSEHVSQQGSVFVCAVCTLSFLSEAEFQQHFLINHVQLVQEEVLESHCPASQMVIQTEDASAEGTEQIVGLDQSQLAGSQQVFVALGDGGEAAADTGIVAVNVEDLLTGRVTLICEENQ; encoded by the exons ATGGAGCTTCCTAACTACAGCCGACAGCTCATGCAGCAGCTGCAGACTTTGCGAAAAGAGTCCCAGTTCTGTGACTGCACCATCCTGGTGGGGGACGTGACCCATCCGGCGCACAAAGTGGTCCTGGCTGCCTCCAGCATGCTCTTGAAGTCTCTGCTTGAGACTTCAGACAGCATCTCCATCGACACGGCAGTGCTCACGGCGCAGGAGTTTTCCTCTCTGCTGGACATGGCCTACTTGGGCAGACTGGTGCCGGGCAAACACGATTTCACACGTGTCATCGCCGCCGCAGACAGCCTGCAGATGTTCGACGTGGCTGTCGGTTGCAAGAACATCCTGGACCAGCTTGTGAAACAATCTGAAGATGCTCAGGGTTTAAAGCTTCACTCAGATGTCCCAATGAGTGAAACACAAGAGCAAAGATGTCTTGATGGTTATGGTCCAGAGTTTGTGTCAGTGGGACATGGGGAAAATATGTGTCCAAGAAACACACTCGAGTCACAAAAtg ATGGCGCTGTGGAGCTGCTTTCTCACAAAAGTGAGGCTCTCATCAGGACCCTGCAAGACATCCGGCCGTGGATTAACATCCTTCGTACCTGGGACACACTATCAAGCCAGCAACAGCGT ATGTTGCTGACGTGTTTTGAAGGAGATCCAGACGTGGATGTAGTTTTCCAGCGTCTCCTGGACCAGGTGAAGGATGGGTGTGGCGTCTCAGTCCAGGGTGTTGTTATGATGCTGGAACGGATAAAGATCCTAAAGCCTGATGTGGAGTCAGTGGAGGAGAAGGAGCAGACAGGACCTGACCTCAAAG TCACAGGGCGAGCTGAGGCAGAGGTTGCCGAGTCTACCGGAAATCAGCGCGAGGTCGCTTCAGACCTAAAATGCTACCTCACAGGTGTGGAGAATGCGTCTGAACTGCTCACTCGGGCAGCGGACAGATGCAAGAGCGAAGACGTAAAGCAG GTTCTGCTGGAGTGCAGTGGAGAGCAGAATCATGGGCAGGTGCCGAGGAAGCTGCTGAGCACGCTTACTGAGAGAGGAATAGAGGAAAAGTCTGTACTGCTGCTTCTAAAGGAGGCTGAGGACAGCAGCACAACTCCTGCAG ATAGAAGGACGGACGACTGCATCGGTGCGTCTCTGTTAAGAACTTTCCAGGACAGACTGTGTGCGCTGAACCTGGAGGCCCAGATCATCTGGCGGAGTTTAGAGGAAGGACCTAGCATCCCGTCTGACCAAaaagag gtcctGCAGAAACAGAGTGATGGTCAAATGGAGACATTGCTCGGAGTTACTTTGGATGGAGGTTTGGTTCAGCCTCTGACTGTATGGAGGATCTTGTTCTGGTGTGCGACTCACAGCCCAGAGCTCCACAGCGTTACACAGGAAATCAGGGCGAAACCAGAAGCTCAGGAATTTATCCACATGG TTGCCCGAGTGGATGCCTTGTTCAAGCACAAAAAGCTCATTCTAGAAACAATCGATAAAATCCCTGACCTGGAAAGAGCTGTGGGCGATTTGGACCACGATAAAGACGTTCGTGAG TTCCTGCAGAGCTGCCATGGTGCCGACAAAGAAACGGAGACCATGCAGCAGGTTCTGGAGCGAGTACTGAGCAGAGAATTGCAGCACGTACGGACGCTTTGTCAGCTCCTGTCCACCAGCCAGGCGAGCTTCCCCCAGCTTTCTGTCCTCATCGAGGAGCTTGGAGATGTTG ATGCAGAGCACAATAAGGAGACTGCAGGCtcagagaaggaggaagaggacaaaAAGGAAGATCGCACACACAGAAGGAGGAAGCGCGTGGTCGTGTCCTACAGCTGCCCGTGGTGCCACAAGAACTTTGACTTCAAGTGTCGTCTGCTGAAGCACAAGAAGCGGTGTGCGTTCTGTCCAGACAGAGTGCAGCGCTGCACCGAGTGCTCTGCCAAATTTCCGTCGGTCACGGCCCTGCAGCAGCACCGAGCCGAGGTTCACAACGGTCCTCCGGTTAAGAGGAAAAAAGTAGAACCGGTGACGTGTGAGCTGTGTGGAAAGGCCTTTAAACACCCTTCTG GTCTGTTGTACCACAGGCGCACTGAGCATTTGGAGGAAAGGCCCTACGCGTGTGAGGAATGCGGCACCAAGTTTGCCGCCAACTCGTCTCTAAAAAACCACATGCGGCTGCACACGGGGGAGAAGCCGTACCACTGCAAACACTGTGACATGAGTTTCGCCGTGGCCGCCGCGTTGTCCTACCACACCAAGAAGAAACACTCGGAGG GTAAGATGTATTCGTGTCAGTACTGCTCAGCTACGTTCGCGCAGTCCATCGAGCTGACACGGCACGTGCGCACGCACACCGGAGACAAACCCTATGTGTGTAGGGAGTGTGGGAAAGGCTTCAAACAAGCCAACGGGCTCTCAGTGCACCTGCAGACATTCCATa ATATCTCAGACCCACATGACTGTCAGAAGTGTCGCGTTAGCTTCAGTAGTCTGGAGAAGCTTCGAGAGCACATTCTGGAGGTTCACCCTAAAGAGCTGCACCAGTGTCCCGAGTGCAATAAGATCTTGAACACTGCGGCTCAGCTGGAGAAACACATGAGCGTCCACGACGGCACCAAACCCTACAGCTGCCAGAGCTGCCAAAAATCCTACCAG aCTCTTTCGGGGTTGTGGTACCACAACCGCACCACACACCCAGACGCAGTGACGACGGAGGGCAGTCGCTCGATTTCACACCTCCTGCACTGTAAAATCTGCGATAAGACATTCTGCAACAGGAGCAGCTTGTTTAAACACAATATTACCAAACACCCAG aaaccCGTGCTGCGAGTGAAGGGGGTGAAAGGGAAGCACAAGAAG ATGCCattgtgtggaggtgtgtgtactGTCCTCATGCTATGAGCAATGAGCAGGAGTTGCAGCAGCACATGTCGAGCGAACACGTGAGCCAGCAGGgatctgtgtttgtctgtgccGTCTGCACGCTGTCCTTTCTCTCTGAAGCAGAGTTCCAGCAGCATTTCCTCATTAATCACGTGCAGCTTGTCCAGGAGGAGGTGTTAGAGTCTCATTGTCCCGCCTCCCAAATG GTGATCCAGACAGAAGATGCCTCGGCTGAAGGGACGGAACAGATCGTAGGGCTCGACCAATCACAGCTGGCCGGATCTCAACAGGTGTTTGTTGCTCTGGGAGACGGCGGGGAGGCGGCGGCTGACACGGGGATCGTCGCCGTTAACGTGGAGGACTTGCTGACGGGACGCGTCACGCTGATCTGTGAGGAGAACCAGTAG
- the LOC132838175 gene encoding probable transmembrane reductase CYB561D1 — MSSGCQSDQERKKRQQDPGLTHTHTHTHTHTQTERKMEYSPVGEGLGMREYWLYACMRKIALVTAHCVALGFTALIGVLSRPGTSLFSWHPLCMSLGFCLCMTEGILLFSTEGSPCCFKSRKGKVRTHWVVQVLLLLFAAMGLGFMVASKRKSEHPHLDTWHSLLGVGTLVVTVLQAACGVCLLFPKLIHNVSVPRLRLYHATCGLVAYLLATVTVTAALFSDWFQATVKGPIWYAFLILPPFPALVVMNQITNTFLPKKKLTI; from the exons ATGTCGTCTGGGTGTCAGAGTGATcaagagaggaagaagaggcaGCAGGACCccggtctaacacacacacacacacacacacacacacacacacagacggagagGAAGATGGAATACAGTCCTGTTGGTGAGGGTCTCGGGATGCGCGAGTACTGGCTGTACGCGTGCATGCGCAAAATCGCTCTCGTGACCGCGCATTGTGTCGCTCTTGGCTTCACCGCGCTGATCGGCGTCCTGTCCAGACCGGGAACAA gTCTTTTTTCTTGGCACCCGCTCTGCATGTCACTCGGG TTCTGTCTGTGCATGACAGAGGGGATCCTGCTCTTCTCGACTGAGGGATCTCCATGCTGCTTCAAGTCTCGTAAAGGAAAGGTCCGCACACACTGGGTGGTGcaggtgctgctgctgctttttgCAGCCATGGGCCTCGGTTTCATGGTGGCGAGTAAGAGGAAGTCGGAGCACCCCCACCTGGACACTTGGCACAGCCTGCTGGGGGTCGGGACGCTGGTGGTCACCGTGCTGCAGGCGGCCTGTGGCGTGTGCCTGCTCTTCCCCAAGCTCATCCACAATGTTTCTGTGCCCCGGCTGCGGCTCTACCACGCCACCTGCGGCCTCGTGGCCTACCTGTTGGCCACAGTCACCGTCACCGCGGCCTTATTCAGCGACTGGTTCCAGGCCACCGTCAAGGGGCCTATTTGGTACGCCTTCCTAATCCTCCCTCCCTTCCCTGCGCTAGTGGTGATGAACCAAATCACAAACACCTTCCTGCCTAAGAAGAAGCTAACGATATAA